AATGTCTGGGTTGTTATTCTAATTAAACTATGGATACCTCTCCATTTGGTCAACACAGGAGCATCTTCAAAGTCATTTATTACATCACAAATACGAGTTTCAATTCTTCCATGACCAAAGTCTTCTGTTATATTAGAATCACAAACAATATCTGTATTAAACTGAATATCAAGCTCCTCTTTAGTTTTCTTCTGATTGCCTTTTACTTGTAGAATATAGTCACCTTCTTTTTCTAGTATTTTATTTGCAATTTCAGTTTGACAGCCCATTGCATCTGTTGTAACAACCATGCCTTTGATAGTAATAAGATCTAACAATTCTGGAATGGCTGTTATTTCATTACTCTTTTTATTGGTGGTAACCTGTCCTAAACATAAACCATTATCTGAGGCAAAGGCAGAGACAACATGAATTGCATTCTTCTTTGCATTAGCAGATCCCTTAATGGTCTTTCCATCAATACCTATTACTTGATTAGATGTAAGCTTTGTTAAGCTTGAAGACCACTTGATAAAACACTCGTTAAAGAGAGAAGAATCTAAATGTCTAAATACTCGACCAATGGTATCGTGTGATGGAATCCCTGATGCGTACGGATAAAATTTTCTGAGCCAATCGATTTTAAGCTCTCCAAATTGTGCAATATCTTCATTGGTTTTAAAACCACTTAATATAGCTGACAATGAAAGAAATAGAACTTCTATAAGTGGGTACATAAAATTGCCTTTTTGTATTCTTCGAGGATCTTCTAATGGAAGGAAATAAAGAGCAAACTTATTATCATAATTATTTACTATTGCTTCACTCATGTTTTTTTTAGAAAGGGACATCTCCCTTGAA
The Prolixibacteraceae bacterium DNA segment above includes these coding regions:
- a CDS encoding ISAs1 family transposase; this encodes MSEAIVNNYDNKFALYFLPLEDPRRIQKGNFMYPLIEVLFLSLSAILSGFKTNEDIAQFGELKIDWLRKFYPYASGIPSHDTIGRVFRHLDSSLFNECFIKWSSSLTKLTSNQVIGIDGKTIKGSANAKKNAIHVVSAFASDNGLCLGQVTTNKKSNEITAIPELLDLITIKGMVVTTDAMGCQTEIANKILEKEGDYILQVKGNQKKTKEELDIQFNTDIVCDSNITEDFGHGRIETRICDVINDFEDAPVLTKWRGIHSLIRITTQTLESSTNKERSDVRYYISSLDTTAERFNKLIRSHWAIENNLHWTLDVSFNEDKQQRKKDHAAENMNMLCKMALNILKLDTENKKTLKWKKNRAIYVDEYREKLIARSQTC